DNA from Sinorhizobium arboris LMG 14919:
GGGTACGGCCTACGGCACCGTCATTCTTCACACTGCGCCGGAAGCCGCCGAGGGCGGACCCCTGGCGCTCGTCGAGAATGGCGACCTGATCGAGGTCGATATCCCGAACCGCACGCTGCATCTCCATGTTTCCGACGAGGAACTGGCACGCCGCCGCGCGGCCTGGGTGTCGCCCGTCATGCCGCTCAACGGCGGCTATGGCGGCCTCTACATCAAGACCGTCATGCAGGCCGACACCGGCGCCGATCTGGACTTCCTCGTCGGCCCGCGTGGCGATCGCATCCCGATGGACCGCGACAGCCACTGATGCCGTAATCCGCGGGCGGAGCGTTCGGGTACGAACCTCCGCCGGAGCGCCGTTTCGGGGCGGGGCGGTCGCATACCGTGCCGCCTCGAAAAGTTGTATTCCTTCCGCCTTTTCGTGAAACTTATTCGCGTGTTCGGAATTATCCTCAATCGGGCAATCGCATCCGTCGCAAGGAGGAAGTGAACATGCGGAAGAACGCCCTCGTTTTGTCTGTCGGTCTCATGACGAGTCTGGCCTTTACTCCCAGCTTTGCCCAAAGCCTCGGAGGCAATGGTGGCCTGAACGTTGGAGTGTCGCTCGGAGGTTCGAGCGGCGTCAGTACCAATGTCGGTGCATCGCTTGGCGGATCCAGGGGTATCAGCGCAGACGTCGATGCATCCGTCGGAGGATCGCGCGGGGTCAACACTTCGGCTACTGCATCCGTCGGCGGCAGCCGCGGCGTCAACGCCAATGCCACCGCGAGTGCGGGCGGCAGTCGCGGCCTCAACAGCACGCTCAGCGCAAATGTCGGCGGCGGCAACGGCATCGACGCCGATGCAGACGTCTCGCTTGGCGGCAGCCGCGGTCTGAACGCCAACGTAAGTGCGAATGCCGGCGGCGGAAGCGGTGTCGGTTTGGACGTGGGCATCGGGCTTGGCGGCGGCAGTTCGGGCGGCGGAGGTGGACCCGGCAATGGCGGAGGTGGACCTGGCAACGGCGGCGGCGCGGGCGGAATCGGCGGCCCCGGCCAAGCTCCGATCGCAGCTTTCAACGCCATGTCCCCCAACGAGCGGCGCACGGTATTGAAGCGCTGCCGCGATGTCGTCAATGGCGGCTACGACCGGGGACTGGTCGCTCTTTGCCGTCTGTTGCAGTCTACCGCATCACGATAGGGCTGCTGGCCCAGTTTGCCCTCGCCTCGGGTTAACCCGGAGGACCGGATCTGGTTCTCTCCCGCTCCGGACGTGTTCTGACGGGGCAGGAGGGGACTGAACCGTTGCAGTCTGCGTCCTGCGCGCCGCGCAGCGAGAAGGTGCCGGCAGGCGGATGAGGGCGGCGTTTTAAAGCGTTGAAAACACTCTCTGTTTCATTGGAACTGCTGACTCTGACGCTGCCCTTGTTCCTCGACCGTCACGGCCACTTTCAGCGTCTCGGTGCCGATGCCGTGCACCAGCCCCGAGACCGGCGCCGCATCGCGGTAACATAGTCCCGAGCCGATGCGCACATATCGGTCGTCCGGGCAGACCCTGTTGGCGGGATCGAATCCCACCCAGCCGAGGCCTGCGATATGCACGTCGGCCCAGGCGTGGCTCGCGGTCCCGTTCGGCTGACCTTCCGACATGAGATAGCCGGAGACGTAGCGTGCGGGCAGGCCGAGTATGCGCGCGGCTGAGATCAGGATATGGGCATGGTCCTGGCATACGCCCTTGCCCCGCTCCAATGCCTCCTCGGCGGCGGTTCCGACCTGCGTCTCACCCGGTTCGTAGCGCACAGTGTCGTGAATGAGGGCCATCAGCGCGTGCATGCGCTCGAGTTCCGTGGCGCCTCCGGCGGCTTTCGCGAGCTCGCGGATACGCTTGCCCGGCTTGGTGAGCGGGGTTTCCCGGGCGTAGAGCCACAGCGGTACATAGGACTGGTGCGCGCCGAACACGCCGGCCCGATCTTCCGTTTCGACTTCGCCTTTCGCCTCTATGCGAAGGATCGTCCGGTCGGCGTCGACGCTGACGAGATGCGTGCGGTTGCCGAACTGGTCGTCATAGCTGACTTCGATGGCGGCTCCGTCCACAAGCGTCTTCCAGTTCAGGACGGTCTGGCCGGGCAGATTGACTGGCGTGAGGCGCAGGCGCTGCAGCGCGTATTGTACCGGTTGGTCGTAATGATACTCGGTCGTGTGGCTGATCTTCAGATACATCTCGGCCCCCTGCTCATTGATAGAACCGGTAGCCGTCGGAGATTTCCCGGCCGAGGCGGTTGTTCTGGCTGATGAACTCCTCGAGATATTGGTGCAGCCCCTGATCCATGATGTCCGCGATCGACCGGCTGCGCAGCAATCCGAGCGTCCCCTCGGCAGTCTCGTGGGCCGCGTGCCGCTCGCCGTATTCGCGCGCGAGGTAACCGAGATTGGAGACGAGCTTGTCGTAGCAGTAGGCGAGCGAGCGCGGCATGCGGCCATTTGCGATCAGGAAGTCGGCGATATTTGCCGGCCTGAGCTCGGCATCATAGACCCAGCCATAGGAGCGGTGTGCGGAAACCGAACGCAGGATCGATTCCCATTGGACATTGTCCATGGACGATCCGACTGCGGAGACCGCCGGCAGAAGCACGTAATATTTGACGTCGAGGATACGGGCGGTGTTGTCCGCCCTCTCGATGAACGTGCCTATGCGCGAGAAGTTGAAGATCTCGTTCCTGAGCATCGTGCCGTGAAAAGCGCCCCGGATAAGCCCGGCCCGCCGCTTGATCGTGTCGATGATCTCCGGCAGGTCGGTGGTCCTCGCCCTCCTGGCGAGAATCCCCTTCATCTCGATCCAGCATTCGTTGACCGCTTCCCAGGTCTCGCGCGTGAGTGCCGTACGGACCATGCGGGCATTGTTGCGGCCCGCCTCGATGCAGGACAGGACGCTGGACGGGTTGGCGCGATCGCGCAGCAGGAAATCGATCGCGTCGCCGCTCGTCAGATCTTCGTGGACCTGATCATAGAGTTCGCGCACGCCCGCGCTTTGCAGCACGCCGTCCCAGTCGTCCTCGGTTGCCTCGCTGCGCGTGAGCGACATGCGCAATCCGGCATCGATGAGCCTGGCGCTGTTTTCCGCGCGCTCGATGTAGCGGAACATCCAGTAGAGGCCGTTTGCAGTTCTTCCCAGCATTGCCTCAGTCCTCCAGCACCCAGGTATCCTTGGTCCCGCCGCCCTGGCTCGAATTCACGACCAGC
Protein-coding regions in this window:
- a CDS encoding transglutaminase family protein → MYLKISHTTEYHYDQPVQYALQRLRLTPVNLPGQTVLNWKTLVDGAAIEVSYDDQFGNRTHLVSVDADRTILRIEAKGEVETEDRAGVFGAHQSYVPLWLYARETPLTKPGKRIRELAKAAGGATELERMHALMALIHDTVRYEPGETQVGTAAEEALERGKGVCQDHAHILISAARILGLPARYVSGYLMSEGQPNGTASHAWADVHIAGLGWVGFDPANRVCPDDRYVRIGSGLCYRDAAPVSGLVHGIGTETLKVAVTVEEQGQRQSQQFQ
- a CDS encoding alpha-E domain-containing protein; translated protein: MLGRTANGLYWMFRYIERAENSARLIDAGLRMSLTRSEATEDDWDGVLQSAGVRELYDQVHEDLTSGDAIDFLLRDRANPSSVLSCIEAGRNNARMVRTALTRETWEAVNECWIEMKGILARRARTTDLPEIIDTIKRRAGLIRGAFHGTMLRNEIFNFSRIGTFIERADNTARILDVKYYVLLPAVSAVGSSMDNVQWESILRSVSAHRSYGWVYDAELRPANIADFLIANGRMPRSLAYCYDKLVSNLGYLAREYGERHAAHETAEGTLGLLRSRSIADIMDQGLHQYLEEFISQNNRLGREISDGYRFYQ